Genomic DNA from Haloarcula marina:
TGCTGTTCGGCGATAACTACGAGCGACTGGTCGACGTGAAGACGGAGTACGACCCCGAGAACCTGTTCCGTCTGAACCAGAACATCGCGCCGCGGGGCTGGGAAGAGGGCGGGGACAGCTAGCTAGCGCAGGTCGTGGCCGCGGTCCTCCGCAGAGTGCGCCCGGACCCACAACTCGCCGATGCGCGAGAGGCGGGTGCGGTAGGACTTCCCGTGTTCCTCCTGTTCGATGTAGCCCTTCCCGCCGGGGCCGAGTCGGTCGACGTTGTAGATGACCTTCGAGCGGAACGAGTCGGTGTACTCCTCGCCCATGTCGCGGGCCAGTTCTTGGGCCAGTTCCGAGACGGACTCGAACTCCCCGTGTTCGCCCAGCGTGAACAGGATGACCTCCTCGAACGGCTTGACGTTCGAGAAGGAGGCGACCGGGAGTTCGACGATGTGCGACCCGTCAATCTCCTTCGCGCCGATGGTGGTCCCGCGCTCGTCGAACTCGTCTAAGAGGTCCAGCGCCGCGTCCAGTCGGCCGTCCACCCGGTCGTCCACGCCGTCGCCCGCCCGCAGGTCTTCGAGCAGTGCGACCTGCTTGCGCAGTTCCTCCGCGAGTTCTGTCTCCAGATACTTCTCGGGGACGGTGTAGTAGGTGTGGATGCGGTCCCGGTCGCCCTCGCGCTCGACCATGATGGAGTGGGCCGCCGTCGCGAACGCGAAGGAGACGGTCCGCGGCATCGCGGAGACGTTGACCCACACTTCGCCACCCGCGTCGAGTTCGGCGTTGATGAGTTCGAAGGCCTGCTCGAACGCCTCGTCGTAGTCGTACACGTCGGCGACGACGACCCGTTCCGTCTCGGCCCCCAGCAGGTTGCTGTAGTCTTTCTCCAACTTCTCGGCGAGGTTCCGCGAGTACTCGACGTTGGCTTCCGACCCGACCGCCCCCTCCAAGAGGATGACGCGGTCCACGTCGAGGCGCTCGCGCACCAGCGGCGCGATAAGCCGGTCGTAGTCGAAGCCGACCGGGACGATGTGGGTCTGCATACGTACCACACCGTCCCCCGCAGTATAAAAACAACCAGACTCCGCACTCAGTTGCAGTCGTCGTGAACGATGTCGCCGTCGGCGTTCGGGCCGCGGGACTGCCCCGAGCGGATGGGGTCGCCGCAGGCGGCACAGGTCAGCCAGTTACTGCGGGAGTCTGCTCCGGCGTCCGTTTCGATTACCACGGGCTCCGAGTCGGCGTCCGCCGTCTCGCTGTCTCCGGCATCGTCCGTCGTGTCGGCGTCTATCTCGGCGACCTCGACATCGTCGTCGCCAGCGCTCGTGTCAACGCCGAGGGCGTCGTTGACGCCGCAGTACTTCGTGCTCGCGGTGTATCCGAACGCGACCGCACCAGCGGCGGCGAGGAGACCGCGGAAGCGCTTGCCGTTCCGGAGCGAGCGAATCGCCGCGATAGTGAGAATTACCGCGAGGACTGCGCGAGCGAGACGGTCACGACCGCCGACGTTCTCAGTGACGTCCATACGTGTTCTGTCGGCCCGGAGACTCTTGTAGGTTGACGTACCGGACGTTCTGACGCGCGGGCAGTCCGCCCGACGCGCGAGTGCCCGCAAGGACTGTGTGGCCGCGTCAGTCCGCGTCGGCGGGGTCGATACGGTAGGCGGCGCGGTTCTCCTCGGGCGCGGCCGACGTGACAAGCGAGACGCCGACGGTCAACAGGAGTCCGAGGACGATGCCGACGATGCCCGGCGACCAACCCATGAAGTACTGCGCCGCGTTCGGGACGAAGAACACCGTCGCGCCGTAGAACACCTGCGTCCCGACGACGCCAGCGTACATCCCGTAGCGGGTCGTCCCGCCCCAGTACAGCGCCAGCGCGACGGGGACGGTCAACTGCGCGAACCCGCTGAACGCGGTGTCGCCGATTTGGACGAGCGTGCCCGGTGAGTAGAGGCTGGCGACGAACGACAGCGTGGCGAAGACGACGACGCCCACGCGGGCGACCAGCGCCTCCCGTGCGTCTCCCGTGTCGGCGTCGCCCTCGCCGAAGACCCGCTTCAGCGGCCGGTACACGTCACGAGTGAGGTACGACGACCCCGACAGCAGCATCGAGTCGCTGGAGGACATCATGGCGGCCATCGCCCCCGCGATGACCAGCGCCGCGAACCACACGGGCGTGTACTCGGCGAGCAGTGCGGGAACGACGTTCCCGCCCTCCGGAACCGTCACGCCCAGTCCGGCCGCCCACGACCCGAGCATGAACGCCGGGACGAACAGCAAGAGCACGAGGACGGGCCACAGCGCGAACGTCCGCTTGAGGACTTTCTTCGACCCGGCGGCGAAAAAGCGCTGGTTGATCTGCGGGAACATCGTCACGCCGAAGGCGATGCTCACCGCCGTCGAGATGATGTACTGCGGCGTGTAGAGGCCCCCGCCGAGCGCCAGGAACTCGGGGTTCGTCTCGGCGAGCGCCGCGGTGGCCTGTCCCGCCCCACCGACGGAACTCAGGAGCCACGCGACGGCGGCCCACACCAGCGAGAGCATGAACAGCCCTTGGATGGTGTCGGTCCACGCGACGCCGCGCATCCCCGAGACGGCGACGTAGGCAATCATGAACAGGGTGATGCCGCCCGCGCCGACCCAGAACGGGACCGCGCCCTCCGTGAGGCCGACGATGGCCTGTCCCGCCCCCTTCTGCTGGAGCATCACGTAGGGAAACAGCCAGACGAGGCTGACGACGGCGACGACGACGCGGAGAAGCGTCGACCCGAAGCGGTCCCCGAGCATCTCGCCGAGCGTGACGTAGCCGTGGCGCTTGCCGACGAGCCACTGCTTGTAGCCGAGTACGTACCAGAGGATAGCGAAGATGATGCCGTCCATCACGCCCATCACGAGAATCCACTCCGGTCCGGCCGCAAAGGCGACGTTCGGCCCGCCGAAGAAGGTAAAGGCCGACAGCAACGTCGCGAACGTGGTAAAGAGGAGGACGACGGTGCCGAGCGTCCGACTCGCGAGGTAGTAGTCCTCCGCCGTTCGGTCGGTCAGGCGGTACGCGAGGACGCCGACTACCAGCGCGACGACCATGTACGCGCCGACGATACCGAGTTGCAGCGCGGTGTTCGCCATCTCAGTACACCTCCTCGACGCCGACTCCCCAGTCAGTCCGCGCGAAGACGGCGAAGACGACGCTCGCCAGCACCATCCAGCCGATGTGCCACCAGAGCCACAGCGGCAGTCCGGCGGCGACAGTCGCGCTATCCCAGAGGAACCACGGCACGGCCAGCACCGTCAGCACGAGGCCGACGACGGCCCAGCCGACGGTTCGCGTGACGCTCATGTGTGACGTTTGCTAGATACTCCGCGTACTAAGAGGTGTCGAACCTTCACAGGCGAGTTCTGAAGAACTTTCGTCTTCAGTACACGCGGGTCCCCGGTTCCACGTCGCGTTCGGTCGTGAGGTGGACGACGCCCTCGTCGCCGTCGACGCCGGTGACCAGACACTCGCTCTCGAATCCGGCGATGGAGACGGTCCCGAGGTTGACGACGGCGACGACCTGTGCGCCGAGGAGGTCGTCGCGGTCGTACACGTCGGTCAGGCCCGCGGCCGACTGAAGCGTCTCCTCGCCGAAGTCCACGTCGAGTTTGTACACGTCCTTGCGGGCCTCGGGGAAGTCCTCGACGGCGACGACTTCGCCGACGCGCATCTCCACGTCTTCGAGGAACCTGGCTGGGTCGATTCGGGCTTCGTCGAATCCCATACACGTCTGTTCGGGGGAACGGTTATTTCACCGTCGCGGTCGGACTCCGTGGTATGCGCACAGCAATTCAGTTGTGGACCCTCCGAGACCTCGATACGCCGCAGACGGACCTGTTTGGAGCCATCGCCGACGCCGGATACGACGGCGTCGAGTTCGCGGGCGTCGACGACCCCTTCGAGACGGCGCGGGGGATGGACGACGCCGGACTGCTCGCGGCGGGCGCACACGTCGGAGCGGACGAACTCCGGGCCGACCCGGACGCTATCGCCGAGGAACTGTCGACGCTATCGGTACCCTACGTCGTCGTTCCCTACCTCGATTCGGACCACTTCGCCGACGCGGCGGCCGTCGACGAGACGGCGGCGATGCTCGACGACCTCGCACTCGCGATGGACCGGCCGCTGCTGTATCACAACCACGACCACGAGTTCGTCCCGGTCGGAACCGAGACGGCGTTCGACCGACTCGTCAGCGAGACGACCGTCGGCATCGAACTCGACGCGGGCTGGGCACACGCCGCGGGACGGGACCCCGTCGCCCTCCTCGCGGACCTCGACGGCCGCGTCCCCGTCGTTCACCTGAAAGACATGACCCCCGACGGGGAACCCACCGACCTCGGCGACGGCGTCGTGGACCTCCCCGCGGTGGTCGAGGCCGCCCGCGACGCCGGGACCGAGTGGCTCGTCTTCGAGCACGACGACCCCGAGGACCCCCTCGCGTCGATGGAACGGGGCATCGAGGTGATGGACCGACTGCTCGACGACGGCTGAGACCGCCCTCACGACGGCGGAACGATGTCGGTGACGCCAAGCTTATTTGGCTCGTCCTCGCCTATCGAAACATAGTGACAGCGGTCTGTCGCCCGCCGTTCCCCGACGGACCGACCGCTCTGGAACCATGCACGACACAGCCAAATACCTGATACACGCGGACATCACCGCCGCCGGCGTCGTCGAGCGAAGCGACGTGGTCGGTGCGGTGTTCGGTCAGACCGAGGGTCTGCTCGGCGAGGAGTTGGACCTCCGGGACCTCCAAGACTCGAAGAAAGTCGGTCGTATCGACGTGGAAATACGCTCTGAGGGCGGCCAGTCCTTCGGCCAGATTACGGTCGCCAGCGGCCTCGACAGGGTCGAGACGGCCATCCTCGCGGCCGCCTTAGAGACCATCGAACAGGTCGGCCCCTGCCGGGCCGAGATAGCCGTCTCGGACATCGAGGACGTACGGAGCGCGAAGCGCCGCGAAGTCGTCGACCGGGCGACGGAACTGCTCGCCGAGTTCGAAGCCCACTCCGTCCAGACCGAAGACATCGTCGAGACGGTGCGCCAGCGCGCCCGCGTCGAGGACATCTCCGAGTACGAGGGCCTGCCCGCCGGTCCCCGTGTCGAGGATTCGGACGCCATCGTCGTCGTCGAGGGTCGGGCCGACGTGCTCCAACTCCTGAAGTACGGCGTCAAGAACGCCATCGCGGTCGAAGGCACCGACATCCCCGAGGCCGTCGCGAACCTGACGAAAGAGCGAACCGTGACCGCCTTCTTGGACGGCGACCGCGGCGGCGACCTCATCCTGAAGGAACTCGCGCAGGTCGGCGAGGTGGACCACGTCGCCGTCGCGCCCCGCGGCCGGTCGGTCGAGGAACTCTCCCGCCGCGAGGCGATGACGGCGCTCCGCGATAAGGTCCCCTACGACGTGTTCGCCGACGCCGACTCCGTCGAGGCCATCCACGAGGAAGCGGCCCGCGCCGACGGGAGCGAGGTGGCCGCCGCGCAGGCCCAGGTCCCGAGCGGCGACGCCACCGAGACAGGCTCCGACCCGGCCGACGCAAGCCCGGGAGAACCGGCGGAAGCCGCCGCGGACGGGCAGACCGACGACCCGGTGACGCTCTCGGACCACGTCGACGCGGTCATCCGCGCCGAGAGCGGGACCGTCCGACTCTTAGACAGCGACCTGACCGTCCTCGCCGAGGGCGACGCCGAGGACGTGGTGTCGCTCGTCGCC
This window encodes:
- a CDS encoding DUF6293 family protein, which encodes MQTHIVPVGFDYDRLIAPLVRERLDVDRVILLEGAVGSEANVEYSRNLAEKLEKDYSNLLGAETERVVVADVYDYDEAFEQAFELINAELDAGGEVWVNVSAMPRTVSFAFATAAHSIMVEREGDRDRIHTYYTVPEKYLETELAEELRKQVALLEDLRAGDGVDDRVDGRLDAALDLLDEFDERGTTIGAKEIDGSHIVELPVASFSNVKPFEEVILFTLGEHGEFESVSELAQELARDMGEEYTDSFRSKVIYNVDRLGPGGKGYIEQEEHGKSYRTRLSRIGELWVRAHSAEDRGHDLR
- a CDS encoding YgaP-like transmembrane domain, whose protein sequence is MDVTENVGGRDRLARAVLAVILTIAAIRSLRNGKRFRGLLAAAGAVAFGYTASTKYCGVNDALGVDTSAGDDDVEVAEIDADTTDDAGDSETADADSEPVVIETDAGADSRSNWLTCAACGDPIRSGQSRGPNADGDIVHDDCN
- a CDS encoding sodium:solute symporter family protein, which gives rise to MANTALQLGIVGAYMVVALVVGVLAYRLTDRTAEDYYLASRTLGTVVLLFTTFATLLSAFTFFGGPNVAFAAGPEWILVMGVMDGIIFAILWYVLGYKQWLVGKRHGYVTLGEMLGDRFGSTLLRVVVAVVSLVWLFPYVMLQQKGAGQAIVGLTEGAVPFWVGAGGITLFMIAYVAVSGMRGVAWTDTIQGLFMLSLVWAAVAWLLSSVGGAGQATAALAETNPEFLALGGGLYTPQYIISTAVSIAFGVTMFPQINQRFFAAGSKKVLKRTFALWPVLVLLLFVPAFMLGSWAAGLGVTVPEGGNVVPALLAEYTPVWFAALVIAGAMAAMMSSSDSMLLSGSSYLTRDVYRPLKRVFGEGDADTGDAREALVARVGVVVFATLSFVASLYSPGTLVQIGDTAFSGFAQLTVPVALALYWGGTTRYGMYAGVVGTQVFYGATVFFVPNAAQYFMGWSPGIVGIVLGLLLTVGVSLVTSAAPEENRAAYRIDPADAD
- a CDS encoding DUF3311 domain-containing protein; protein product: MSVTRTVGWAVVGLVLTVLAVPWFLWDSATVAAGLPLWLWWHIGWMVLASVVFAVFARTDWGVGVEEVY
- a CDS encoding tRNA-binding protein, which translates into the protein MGFDEARIDPARFLEDVEMRVGEVVAVEDFPEARKDVYKLDVDFGEETLQSAAGLTDVYDRDDLLGAQVVAVVNLGTVSIAGFESECLVTGVDGDEGVVHLTTERDVEPGTRVY
- a CDS encoding sugar phosphate isomerase/epimerase family protein, whose translation is MRTAIQLWTLRDLDTPQTDLFGAIADAGYDGVEFAGVDDPFETARGMDDAGLLAAGAHVGADELRADPDAIAEELSTLSVPYVVVPYLDSDHFADAAAVDETAAMLDDLALAMDRPLLYHNHDHEFVPVGTETAFDRLVSETTVGIELDAGWAHAAGRDPVALLADLDGRVPVVHLKDMTPDGEPTDLGDGVVDLPAVVEAARDAGTEWLVFEHDDPEDPLASMERGIEVMDRLLDDG
- the dnaG gene encoding DNA primase DnaG; its protein translation is MHDTAKYLIHADITAAGVVERSDVVGAVFGQTEGLLGEELDLRDLQDSKKVGRIDVEIRSEGGQSFGQITVASGLDRVETAILAAALETIEQVGPCRAEIAVSDIEDVRSAKRREVVDRATELLAEFEAHSVQTEDIVETVRQRARVEDISEYEGLPAGPRVEDSDAIVVVEGRADVLQLLKYGVKNAIAVEGTDIPEAVANLTKERTVTAFLDGDRGGDLILKELAQVGEVDHVAVAPRGRSVEELSRREAMTALRDKVPYDVFADADSVEAIHEEAARADGSEVAAAQAQVPSGDATETGSDPADASPGEPAEAAADGQTDDPVTLSDHVDAVIRAESGTVRLLDSDLTVLAEGDAEDVVSLVAEASGTPTTIVLDDTCSQKVLDVAAQRGVDVVVATGDGDYVKQPTSVQVRTIG